The following are encoded in a window of Bradyrhizobium sp. WBOS07 genomic DNA:
- a CDS encoding ArsC family reductase produces MPNIIYGIKNCDTMKKARAWLDSHGVPYAFHDYKAAGVEKDKLKQWSDKVGWETLLNRAGTTFKKLPDADKGGLSEKKALALMLAQPSMIKRPVLEIGGKLLVGFKPDIYAREVGAKSR; encoded by the coding sequence TTGCCCAACATCATCTACGGCATCAAGAACTGCGACACCATGAAGAAGGCGCGCGCCTGGCTCGATAGCCATGGCGTGCCTTACGCGTTCCACGACTACAAGGCGGCGGGCGTGGAGAAGGACAAGCTCAAGCAGTGGAGCGACAAGGTCGGCTGGGAGACGCTGCTCAATCGCGCCGGGACGACGTTCAAGAAGCTGCCCGATGCTGACAAGGGAGGCCTCTCCGAGAAGAAGGCGCTGGCCTTGATGCTAGCGCAACCATCGATGATCAAGCGGCCGGTGCTGGAAATCGGCGGCAAGCTGCTGGTGGGCTTCAAGCCGGACATCTATGCCAGGGAAGTCGGCGCCAAGTCGCGCTGA
- a CDS encoding tRNA-binding protein, which produces MHVTHDPAAAATPTIDFNSFLAVDIRVGTIVDAKPFPEARKPAFRLWIDFGPAIGVRKSSAQITENHPIETLVGQQVAAVVNFPPRQIGPVISEVLTLGFPDADGKVVLVQPSQPVPNGGRLF; this is translated from the coding sequence ATGCACGTCACCCACGATCCCGCAGCCGCCGCCACGCCGACCATCGACTTCAACAGCTTTCTCGCCGTCGATATCCGCGTCGGCACCATCGTCGACGCCAAGCCGTTTCCCGAGGCGCGCAAGCCGGCATTTCGGCTGTGGATCGACTTCGGGCCCGCCATCGGCGTGCGCAAGAGCTCGGCCCAGATCACCGAAAACCATCCGATCGAGACGTTGGTAGGACAACAGGTCGCGGCCGTCGTCAATTTCCCGCCACGCCAGATCGGACCTGTCATCTCGGAGGTGCTGACGCTCGGCTTCCCCGACGCCGACGGCAAGGTCGTGCTGGTGCAGCCGAGCCAGCCGGTGCCGAACGGCGGACGGCTGTTCTAG
- a CDS encoding LacI family DNA-binding transcriptional regulator: MSAGATQPVVRATLEDVARAAGVSLATVDRVVNRREGVRAKTVARVEAAVAKLGYRADVAAARLARGQSFRFAFVLPSGSNSFMTNLAEQVQRTADWLAGQRGFIDILHVDVFDPDVLAGTLEDLSPAYQGVAVIALDHPRVRAAIDELTARGVAVVTLVSDAPSSRRLHYVGIDNPAAGRTAATLLGRFLAGREGTVAVIAGSLSLRDHTERQFGFHQILSSEYPNLRMLPVIEGRDDSARTRELTTALLARHADLRGIYCCGAGNRGIADALEASGRAREVVWITHELTQYTRRFLVRGTLDAIINQDPGHEARSAARVLLAHCSGEPISPDQERIRIDIFLRDNLP; this comes from the coding sequence ATGAGCGCTGGCGCGACGCAGCCGGTCGTTCGCGCCACGCTCGAGGATGTCGCGCGGGCCGCCGGCGTTTCGCTCGCGACCGTCGACCGCGTCGTCAACCGGCGAGAGGGCGTGCGCGCCAAGACCGTCGCGCGTGTCGAGGCCGCCGTCGCCAAGCTGGGCTACCGCGCCGACGTGGCGGCGGCGCGGCTCGCACGCGGGCAGAGCTTTCGCTTCGCCTTCGTGCTGCCGTCCGGCAGCAACAGCTTCATGACCAATTTGGCCGAGCAGGTCCAGCGCACCGCAGACTGGCTTGCCGGCCAGCGCGGCTTCATCGACATCCTCCATGTCGATGTGTTCGATCCGGATGTGCTGGCCGGCACGCTGGAGGACTTGTCGCCGGCCTATCAGGGCGTCGCCGTCATCGCGCTCGACCACCCAAGGGTGCGCGCTGCGATCGACGAGCTCACCGCGCGCGGGGTCGCCGTGGTGACCCTCGTGTCGGACGCGCCGAGCTCGCGCCGCCTGCATTACGTCGGCATCGACAACCCGGCCGCGGGACGAACCGCCGCAACGCTGCTGGGACGCTTCCTCGCCGGCCGCGAGGGGACGGTCGCCGTGATCGCCGGGTCGTTGTCGCTGCGCGATCACACCGAGCGGCAGTTCGGTTTTCACCAGATCCTCTCCAGCGAGTATCCGAACCTGCGCATGCTACCGGTCATCGAGGGCCGCGACGACAGCGCACGCACGCGAGAGCTCACCACCGCGTTGCTGGCGCGCCATGCCGATCTCCGCGGCATATATTGCTGCGGCGCCGGAAATCGAGGCATCGCCGATGCGCTCGAAGCCTCCGGCCGCGCGCGCGAGGTGGTCTGGATCACCCACGAGCTGACCCAGTACACACGGCGCTTCCTTGTGCGCGGCACGCTCGATGCCATCATCAACCAGGATCCCGGCCACGAGGCGCGGTCTGCGGCGCGGGTCCTGCTCGCGCATTGTTCGGGTGAGCCGATCAGCCCCGATCAGGAGCGCATCCGCATCGACATTTTTTTGCGGGACAATCTGCCGTAA
- a CDS encoding ThuA domain-containing protein: MRKAMIVWGGWSGHDPDLCASMIRGWLRAEGFEVRIETTTEAFGDPAIHDLSLIIPIYTMSKIEKPDALNLCAAVRAGVGLAGHHGGMCDAFRESVEYQFLCGGQWVAHPGNIIDYKVDLTKPDDPIMKGLKSFEHRSEQYYMHVDPANEVLATTTFTGEHASWIEGVVMPVVWKKRYGAGRVFYSSLGHRAYELDVPEIRTLMTRGMLWAARE, encoded by the coding sequence ATGCGCAAGGCAATGATTGTTTGGGGCGGCTGGTCGGGACACGATCCGGATCTGTGTGCCTCGATGATCCGCGGCTGGCTCAGGGCGGAAGGTTTTGAGGTCCGGATCGAAACGACGACGGAAGCATTCGGCGATCCGGCGATCCATGATCTGTCGTTGATCATCCCGATCTACACCATGTCGAAGATCGAGAAGCCGGACGCGCTGAATCTCTGCGCTGCGGTGCGCGCAGGCGTCGGGCTCGCCGGCCATCATGGCGGCATGTGCGATGCTTTCCGCGAGTCGGTCGAATACCAGTTCCTGTGCGGCGGGCAGTGGGTTGCCCATCCCGGCAACATCATCGACTACAAAGTCGACTTGACGAAGCCGGACGACCCCATCATGAAGGGCCTGAAGAGTTTCGAGCATCGTTCCGAGCAGTACTACATGCATGTCGACCCCGCCAATGAGGTGCTGGCGACGACGACCTTTACCGGCGAGCACGCGTCCTGGATCGAGGGCGTGGTGATGCCCGTGGTGTGGAAAAAGCGCTATGGCGCGGGCAGGGTGTTCTATTCCTCGCTCGGCCACCGCGCCTACGAGCTCGACGTGCCGGAGATCCGCACCCTGATGACCCGCGGCATGCTGTGGGCGGCGCGCGAATGA
- a CDS encoding Gfo/Idh/MocA family protein, whose product MRKVGVGIIGCGVISTAYLKAAQRFPVMEVRALADMRSDMAERQGAAFGLPAMRVDQLLKRDDVEIVINLTVPLAHTDVSLAVLNAGKHVHSEKPLGINVAEARKVMDLAAQKNLRVGCAPDTFLGGGHQTARKLIDDGVIGTPVAGSAFFGCPGHERWHPAPGFYYLRGGGPMLDMGPYYITDLVQLLGPVASVMGSTARPKTERLVTSQPMNGSLIPVEVSTHVAGTLEFESGAVVSIAMSFDVPKHRHAPIEIYGDKGSMLVPDPNRFGGEVQIARTGGEWETVPLTHGHVEGEFRSIGVADMAAAILDNRPHRASGALAFHVLEVMEAFQTSADEGRRVKIESRVERPAMLPTGRETGQID is encoded by the coding sequence ATGAGAAAAGTCGGCGTCGGAATCATCGGCTGCGGTGTGATCAGCACCGCCTACCTCAAGGCAGCGCAGCGCTTCCCGGTCATGGAGGTGAGAGCGTTGGCCGACATGCGCAGCGATATGGCGGAGCGGCAGGGGGCCGCCTTCGGGCTGCCGGCGATGCGGGTCGATCAGCTGCTCAAGCGCGACGACGTCGAAATCGTCATCAATCTCACCGTGCCGCTCGCCCACACCGATGTCAGCCTCGCGGTGCTGAACGCCGGCAAGCACGTCCATTCCGAGAAGCCGCTCGGCATCAACGTCGCGGAGGCCCGCAAGGTGATGGATCTCGCCGCGCAGAAGAATCTTCGCGTCGGCTGCGCGCCCGACACGTTCCTTGGCGGCGGACACCAGACCGCGCGCAAGCTGATCGACGACGGCGTCATCGGCACGCCGGTGGCGGGCAGTGCCTTCTTCGGCTGCCCGGGCCACGAGCGCTGGCATCCGGCGCCGGGTTTCTATTACTTGCGCGGTGGCGGCCCGATGCTCGACATGGGCCCGTATTACATCACCGATCTCGTGCAGCTGCTCGGACCGGTCGCGAGTGTGATGGGCTCGACCGCGCGCCCGAAGACCGAGCGTCTCGTCACCAGCCAGCCGATGAACGGCAGCTTGATCCCGGTGGAGGTTTCGACCCATGTCGCAGGCACGCTCGAATTCGAGAGCGGAGCAGTCGTCTCGATCGCGATGAGCTTCGACGTGCCGAAGCACCGCCATGCGCCGATCGAGATCTATGGCGACAAGGGCAGCATGCTGGTGCCGGACCCGAACCGCTTCGGCGGCGAGGTGCAGATCGCCAGGACCGGCGGTGAATGGGAGACGGTGCCGTTGACCCACGGTCATGTCGAGGGTGAGTTCCGTTCCATCGGTGTCGCCGATATGGCCGCCGCGATCCTCGACAACCGGCCGCATCGCGCCAGCGGCGCGCTCGCCTTTCACGTGCTGGAGGTGATGGAGGCGTTCCAGACCTCCGCCGACGAGGGGCGGCGCGTCAAGATCGAGAGCCGCGTCGAGCGGCCGGCGATGCTGCCCACGGGGCGTGAAACCGGACAGATCGATTGA
- a CDS encoding carbohydrate ABC transporter permease, translating into MNSAETARAPFDPAVPLKTVFLAVVAVFVLVPLLATVLGGFKSLGELRVNPFGWPMHWEWQNYADILFSARYWQLLRNSLIISTLTVTLTLIVASMAAFTFAHVKFYGSSMLLSYLTLGLLFPAATAVLPLFIKVRDLGLLDTYFGVALPQVAFGLAMSVLLLRRFFKDIPHELLEAALVDGCSYIKFFRYVTLPLSRPILATVGTITFVNSWNAYLLPLVMLNTDALYPWPLGIMIYQGEYSSEWHLILAFITLTILPTIILFLLAQKHIVAGLTAGAVKG; encoded by the coding sequence ATGAATAGTGCCGAAACCGCCCGCGCGCCGTTCGATCCCGCCGTGCCGCTCAAGACGGTGTTCCTCGCCGTCGTCGCCGTCTTCGTGCTGGTGCCGCTGCTCGCGACCGTGCTCGGAGGCTTCAAGTCGCTCGGCGAATTGCGGGTCAATCCGTTCGGCTGGCCCATGCACTGGGAATGGCAGAATTACGCCGACATCCTGTTCTCGGCGCGCTACTGGCAGCTCCTGCGCAACTCGCTGATCATCTCGACGCTCACGGTGACGTTGACCCTGATCGTCGCGTCGATGGCGGCTTTCACCTTCGCCCATGTCAAGTTCTACGGCAGCTCGATGCTGTTGAGCTACCTGACGCTCGGTCTGCTGTTTCCTGCGGCGACCGCCGTGCTGCCCTTGTTCATCAAGGTGCGCGACCTCGGACTGCTCGACACCTATTTCGGTGTCGCGCTGCCGCAGGTGGCCTTCGGCCTCGCCATGAGCGTGCTGCTGCTGCGGCGCTTCTTCAAGGACATTCCGCACGAGCTGCTCGAAGCGGCGCTGGTCGACGGCTGTAGCTACATCAAGTTCTTCCGATACGTGACATTGCCGCTGTCACGGCCGATCCTCGCGACCGTCGGGACCATCACCTTCGTCAACAGCTGGAACGCCTATCTGCTGCCGCTCGTGATGCTCAACACCGATGCGCTCTATCCCTGGCCGCTCGGCATCATGATCTACCAGGGCGAATATTCGTCCGAGTGGCACCTGATCCTGGCCTTCATCACGCTCACCATCCTGCCGACAATTATTCTGTTCCTGCTGGCACAGAAGCACATCGTCGCCGGTCTCACCGCAGGCGCGGTCAAGGGATGA
- a CDS encoding carbohydrate ABC transporter permease, with translation MARRIAIAPAMRVAAETAPRAAVRGPSWDGRFTVLILFLPPALLLFTLFVVLPIGEAAWYSAFNWNGFGRPTNWIGFDNYRFVLETRAFWLALRNNGLIIAVSLAIQLPLALTLALMLAERFRGAVALRMLFFMPYILAEIATGLIFSFVYDGDYGLVASIWRSFGAEPPHLLASTDTAMLAVLIVIVWKYFGFHMMLFIAALQGLDKSLVEAARIDGATRSQALRHVVIPLLYPTIRLSVFFAIVGSLQLFDLVMPLTRGGPADSSNTMVSFLYNNGISRMRVGYGSAIGVILFVICVTFAFTYKRWFMRDE, from the coding sequence GTGGCGCGGCGGATCGCGATCGCGCCGGCGATGCGCGTCGCCGCCGAGACGGCGCCGCGGGCCGCTGTTCGCGGCCCGAGCTGGGACGGCCGCTTCACGGTCCTGATCCTGTTCCTGCCGCCGGCGCTGCTGTTGTTCACCCTGTTCGTGGTGTTGCCGATCGGCGAGGCGGCCTGGTATTCGGCCTTCAACTGGAACGGGTTTGGCAGGCCGACCAACTGGATCGGATTCGACAATTACCGCTTCGTGCTGGAGACGCGCGCCTTCTGGCTCGCACTGCGCAACAACGGGCTGATCATCGCGGTCTCGCTCGCGATCCAGCTGCCGCTTGCGCTGACGCTGGCGCTGATGCTCGCCGAGCGCTTTCGGGGAGCCGTGGCGCTGCGCATGCTGTTCTTCATGCCCTACATCCTGGCCGAGATCGCGACCGGGCTGATCTTCTCGTTCGTCTATGACGGCGATTACGGCCTGGTCGCCTCGATCTGGCGCAGCTTCGGCGCCGAGCCGCCGCATCTCCTGGCCTCGACCGACACGGCGATGCTGGCGGTGCTGATCGTGATCGTCTGGAAATATTTCGGCTTCCACATGATGCTGTTCATCGCCGCGCTTCAAGGTCTCGACAAGAGCCTGGTCGAGGCGGCGAGAATCGACGGTGCAACGCGCTCGCAGGCGCTGCGTCACGTCGTCATCCCCTTGCTCTATCCGACGATCCGGCTCTCGGTGTTCTTCGCCATCGTCGGCTCGCTGCAGCTGTTCGACCTGGTCATGCCGCTGACGCGCGGGGGCCCTGCGGATTCCTCAAACACCATGGTGAGCTTCCTCTACAACAACGGCATCTCGCGCATGCGGGTCGGCTACGGCAGCGCCATCGGCGTGATCCTGTTCGTGATCTGCGTGACCTTTGCCTTCACCTACAAGCGATGGTTCATGCGCGATGAATAG
- a CDS encoding extracellular solute-binding protein yields MRLLGKLGLAAAACLLWANSAAADTTVKWLHIEVNPAQVKIWEEVARSYEASHPGVKVEMQFLENEAYKAKLPTILQSKDRPHIIYSWAGGVLKAQVEAGVLEDITDSVRSGGYGDTIAPAALAAFTQNGRVFGLPIALSQVGFLYNKDLMAKGNVDASKIKTWDDLLGAVKTLKAAGVTPIVVGGADKWPLHFYWTHLAVRVGGKPAFDAALKGENGGFAGETFQRSGELFKQLVDLQPFQNGFLGFKNPQAVGYFGDGKAAMILAISSFYHTQRALAADKVGLGDDKLGWFDFPVVPGGKGEPSDTLGGITGWLITKGAPKEATDFLKFFISKDVQARLAAGNFIVPVVKGGEAGLNSAFMKQIAANLAKSNYHQNFYDQSLGPSVGRVVNDVTAEIAGGSMNPRDAAKAIEAAWKQGN; encoded by the coding sequence ATGAGACTGCTCGGGAAGCTGGGACTCGCCGCTGCCGCCTGTCTGCTTTGGGCCAATTCGGCCGCAGCCGACACGACCGTGAAATGGCTGCACATCGAGGTCAACCCGGCCCAGGTGAAGATCTGGGAGGAGGTCGCACGCAGCTATGAGGCGTCGCACCCCGGTGTGAAGGTCGAGATGCAGTTCCTCGAGAACGAGGCCTACAAGGCCAAGCTGCCGACCATCCTGCAATCGAAGGACCGGCCGCACATCATCTATAGTTGGGCCGGCGGAGTGCTGAAGGCGCAGGTCGAGGCGGGCGTGCTGGAAGACATCACCGACTCCGTGAGGAGCGGCGGCTACGGCGACACGATCGCACCGGCGGCGCTCGCCGCCTTCACCCAGAACGGCCGCGTCTTTGGACTTCCGATCGCGCTATCGCAGGTCGGCTTCCTCTACAACAAGGATTTGATGGCCAAGGGCAATGTCGATGCAAGTAAGATCAAGACATGGGACGATCTGCTCGGCGCGGTGAAAACGCTGAAGGCCGCAGGTGTTACGCCGATTGTGGTTGGCGGCGCCGACAAATGGCCGTTGCATTTCTACTGGACGCATCTCGCAGTGCGCGTCGGCGGCAAGCCGGCCTTCGATGCAGCGCTGAAGGGTGAGAATGGTGGCTTCGCCGGGGAGACCTTCCAGAGATCCGGCGAGTTGTTCAAGCAGCTGGTCGATCTACAGCCGTTCCAGAATGGCTTCCTCGGCTTCAAGAACCCGCAGGCTGTCGGCTATTTCGGCGACGGAAAGGCCGCGATGATCCTGGCCATCTCGTCCTTCTATCACACCCAGCGCGCACTTGCCGCCGACAAGGTCGGTCTCGGCGACGACAAGCTGGGCTGGTTCGATTTTCCGGTCGTACCCGGCGGCAAGGGTGAGCCGTCGGACACGCTCGGCGGCATCACCGGCTGGTTGATCACCAAGGGGGCGCCCAAGGAAGCCACCGACTTCCTGAAATTCTTTATCTCCAAGGACGTGCAGGCGCGGCTTGCCGCCGGCAACTTCATCGTTCCCGTCGTCAAGGGGGGCGAGGCCGGCCTCAACAGCGCCTTCATGAAGCAGATCGCGGCCAATCTGGCGAAATCGAACTATCACCAGAATTTCTATGACCAGAGCCTGGGCCCCTCCGTCGGCCGCGTCGTGAATGATGTCACCGCGGAAATCGCCGGTGGCAGCATGAACCCTCGGGACGCTGCGAAAGCCATCGAGGCGGCGTGGAAGCAGGGCAATTGA
- a CDS encoding SDR family NAD(P)-dependent oxidoreductase — MTAVYSDLARKVVLVTGGASGIGAAIVRRFAQQKSEVVFFDIKAEEGRRLASELSDQGLAAHFRHVDLTDIAALRAGVAEARSAHGAINILVNNAANDERHKTEEMTPEHWDDRIAVNLKHQFFAAQAVLPDMKAANAGAIINFGSVSWIAGQGGMAAYTASKSGVIGLTRSLARDYGPYNIRVNAIAPGWIMTERQLEKWMTPEGEVELMQRQCLKRKLVPDEVARFTVFLASDEASACTAQHYIVDGGWV; from the coding sequence ATGACCGCCGTTTATTCCGACCTCGCCCGCAAGGTCGTTCTTGTCACCGGTGGCGCATCGGGAATTGGCGCTGCGATCGTGCGGCGCTTCGCGCAACAGAAATCCGAGGTGGTGTTCTTCGACATCAAGGCCGAGGAAGGTCGACGCCTCGCGAGCGAGTTGTCCGATCAGGGTCTGGCTGCGCATTTCCGGCACGTCGACCTCACCGATATCGCCGCGTTGCGAGCCGGCGTCGCGGAGGCGCGCAGCGCGCACGGCGCGATCAACATCCTCGTGAACAATGCGGCGAATGACGAACGGCACAAGACCGAGGAGATGACCCCGGAGCATTGGGACGACCGCATCGCGGTGAACCTGAAGCACCAGTTCTTTGCGGCGCAGGCCGTGCTGCCGGACATGAAGGCGGCGAATGCCGGCGCCATCATCAACTTCGGCTCGGTGTCCTGGATCGCCGGACAAGGCGGCATGGCTGCGTACACGGCCAGCAAGTCCGGCGTCATCGGTCTTACGCGCTCCTTGGCGCGCGACTATGGTCCCTACAATATCCGCGTGAACGCGATCGCGCCGGGCTGGATCATGACCGAGCGCCAGCTCGAGAAATGGATGACGCCGGAGGGCGAGGTGGAACTGATGCAGCGGCAATGCCTGAAGCGCAAGCTCGTGCCCGACGAGGTCGCCAGGTTCACCGTCTTCCTCGCCTCCGACGAAGCCTCCGCCTGCACCGCTCAGCACTACATCGTGGATGGCGGCTGGGTGTGA
- a CDS encoding ABC transporter substrate-binding protein produces the protein MSKCSVGLLALSSLFLSGAAIAQEKIKVGVTATLEGTYTVLGEDGIRGHQTALNVLGKKVGDKELEFIIASTDATPDSAVRAVRKLIEQDKVQILLSPLSGDEGIAVKNFAKTHPELTFINAASGAQETTYVDPAPNFFRYNMDGAQWQVGLGKYAYEEKKYRKIATVGEDYSFIYTQVFGLVLEFCGAGGQVTNRQWVPLGTKDFASVIAALPDDVDAIYLGLGGADAVNFLNQYQQAGGKAHLMGGSIMIDQTILSSKGNAKNALIGTIAASGQADTWEDPGWQKFVKAYQDAFPPNKRFPSPSLLATNYYDSTMALILALRQVNGDLSNNQAKYKEALAKIEIDAPNGKIKLDSNRQAIGTNFVTEVVDDGKGALFSKVVKVIPNVNQTLGYDPAVFAKIGLPSRTVPECKKY, from the coding sequence ATGTCGAAATGCAGTGTGGGACTGCTCGCGCTGAGCAGCCTGTTTCTTTCGGGCGCGGCGATCGCCCAGGAAAAGATCAAGGTCGGCGTCACGGCCACGCTCGAAGGCACCTACACGGTGCTCGGCGAGGACGGGATCCGCGGCCACCAGACCGCGCTCAACGTGCTGGGCAAGAAAGTCGGCGACAAGGAGCTCGAATTCATCATCGCCTCCACCGACGCGACGCCCGATTCCGCGGTCCGTGCCGTGCGCAAACTGATCGAGCAGGACAAGGTGCAGATCCTGCTGTCCCCGCTATCCGGTGACGAAGGCATCGCCGTCAAGAATTTCGCAAAGACCCATCCGGAGCTGACCTTCATCAACGCCGCCTCGGGTGCCCAGGAAACGACCTATGTCGATCCCGCCCCGAACTTCTTCCGCTACAACATGGACGGCGCGCAATGGCAGGTGGGCCTCGGCAAATACGCCTATGAGGAGAAGAAGTATCGCAAGATCGCGACCGTCGGCGAGGACTATTCCTTCATCTACACCCAGGTGTTCGGCCTCGTGCTCGAATTCTGCGGCGCCGGCGGACAGGTCACGAACCGACAATGGGTGCCGCTCGGCACCAAGGACTTCGCCTCGGTCATCGCAGCGCTGCCCGACGATGTCGATGCGATCTATCTGGGCCTCGGCGGCGCCGACGCCGTCAACTTCCTCAACCAATATCAGCAGGCCGGCGGCAAGGCGCATCTGATGGGCGGCTCCATCATGATCGACCAGACCATCCTGTCGTCCAAGGGCAACGCCAAGAACGCTCTGATCGGCACCATCGCGGCGAGCGGCCAGGCCGACACCTGGGAGGATCCGGGCTGGCAGAAATTCGTGAAGGCCTATCAGGACGCCTTCCCGCCCAACAAGCGCTTCCCCAGCCCGTCACTGCTCGCCACCAACTATTACGACTCGACCATGGCGCTGATCCTGGCGCTGCGGCAGGTCAATGGCGATCTCTCCAACAACCAGGCCAAGTACAAGGAAGCCCTCGCCAAGATCGAGATCGACGCGCCCAACGGCAAGATCAAGCTCGACTCCAACCGGCAGGCGATCGGCACGAACTTCGTCACCGAAGTCGTCGACGACGGCAAGGGCGCGCTGTTCTCAAAGGTCGTGAAGGTGATCCCCAACGTCAACCAGACGCTGGGCTATGATCCTGCGGTGTTTGCCAAGATCGGTTTGCCAAGCCGTACAGTACCGGAATGTAAGAAGTACTGA
- a CDS encoding AraC family transcriptional regulator: protein MSRALAVFHGRFGRATVYQLNRPFNIHAHREGHLIFHVGGRPACIDVSDGRYELTEGSVVAVNPWEPHNFLPSDLEGGAVFFVLYVNAEWFAPDAPGTDRLRFGRTQFTRSVALDKHIRHAAALVCGAPSLNSLDGELRRLIDICYDESWQQAEAARDPRANGSVTDFRVRKCIKMMSESPGAEIELDTIARESGLSRPHFYRLFRTQTGVTPHLYLNTLMMEQALEALVASEAPIADIGFDLGFSSQSGFTRFFAANVGMAPTDYRRAAKVLRA, encoded by the coding sequence ATGAGCCGGGCGCTCGCCGTCTTCCACGGCCGCTTCGGCCGGGCGACGGTCTATCAGTTGAACCGCCCTTTCAATATCCACGCGCATCGTGAAGGTCATTTGATCTTCCATGTCGGGGGACGTCCCGCATGCATCGATGTCAGCGATGGACGTTACGAGCTCACCGAAGGTTCCGTCGTCGCCGTCAATCCATGGGAGCCGCACAATTTCCTGCCGTCCGACCTCGAAGGCGGCGCCGTTTTCTTCGTGCTCTATGTCAATGCGGAATGGTTTGCGCCCGATGCGCCCGGCACCGACCGGTTGCGCTTCGGCCGGACCCAGTTCACGCGGTCGGTCGCGCTGGACAAGCATATCAGGCACGCCGCCGCCCTCGTCTGCGGCGCACCCTCGCTCAACAGCCTCGATGGCGAGCTGAGAAGGCTGATCGACATCTGCTACGACGAGAGTTGGCAACAGGCGGAGGCCGCGCGCGATCCGCGCGCGAACGGCTCCGTCACCGATTTTCGCGTGCGCAAGTGCATAAAGATGATGTCGGAAAGTCCCGGCGCCGAGATCGAGCTCGACACCATCGCACGCGAATCCGGCCTGTCGCGACCGCACTTCTACCGGCTGTTCCGCACCCAGACCGGCGTCACGCCGCACCTCTATCTCAACACGCTGATGATGGAGCAGGCGCTGGAGGCGCTGGTGGCGAGCGAGGCGCCGATCGCCGACATCGGCTTCGATCTCGGCTTCTCCTCGCAAAGCGGCTTCACGCGTTTCTTCGCCGCCAATGTCGGGATGGCCCCGACCGATTATCGCCGCGCCGCCAAGGTTTTGCGCGCCTGA
- a CDS encoding branched-chain amino acid ABC transporter permease, translated as MSRFVERHPAWALIVIIAVAVALWLIFAVWPPGLEEAVGRKRVFLNALFNGITLGGLYFLVASGFTLIFGLMRNVNLAHGSLYLFGGYVGYAISASTGSWVLSFIVAFVLTALVGVLLQVLVFRRMEGQDLRQTMVTIGLSIVFADLMLWACGGDFYQIQTPNWLIGPIELPLLTAVKSSGEPVYLRYPLVRLVIFLASAVIGIAMWLALNRTRAGMIIRAGVDDRDILAATGVRIQVVFVLVFALGAGLAGIAGVVGGTFQSLSPGEDIRFLLASLVVVIVGGMGSIPGAALGALIIGLAEQLGSVYIPTYAIVVTFLIMVLVLALRPQGLLARR; from the coding sequence ATGAGCCGCTTCGTCGAGCGCCATCCCGCCTGGGCATTGATCGTCATCATCGCGGTCGCGGTGGCGCTGTGGCTCATCTTCGCGGTGTGGCCGCCGGGCCTCGAAGAGGCCGTCGGCCGCAAGCGGGTGTTCCTCAACGCGCTCTTCAACGGCATCACGCTCGGAGGTCTCTATTTCCTCGTCGCCAGCGGCTTCACGCTGATCTTCGGCCTGATGCGCAACGTCAATCTCGCGCACGGCTCGCTCTATCTGTTCGGCGGCTATGTCGGCTATGCCATCAGCGCCTCCACCGGCTCCTGGGTGCTGTCGTTCATCGTCGCCTTCGTCCTCACCGCGCTGGTCGGCGTACTGCTTCAGGTTCTCGTGTTCCGCCGCATGGAGGGCCAGGATCTGCGCCAGACCATGGTGACGATCGGGCTCTCGATCGTGTTCGCCGACCTCATGCTGTGGGCCTGCGGCGGCGACTTCTACCAGATCCAGACTCCGAACTGGCTGATCGGCCCGATCGAGCTGCCGCTGCTCACCGCCGTGAAATCCTCTGGCGAGCCGGTCTACCTGCGCTATCCGCTGGTCCGGCTCGTGATCTTCCTGGCCTCCGCCGTCATTGGCATCGCGATGTGGCTCGCGCTCAACCGCACCCGGGCAGGCATGATCATCCGCGCCGGCGTCGACGACCGCGACATCCTCGCCGCGACCGGCGTCCGCATCCAGGTCGTCTTCGTGCTCGTCTTCGCTCTCGGCGCCGGGCTTGCCGGCATCGCCGGCGTGGTCGGCGGCACGTTCCAGTCGCTCTCGCCCGGTGAGGACATCCGCTTCCTGCTCGCCTCTCTCGTCGTCGTGATCGTGGGCGGCATGGGCTCGATCCCCGGCGCCGCGCTCGGCGCGCTGATCATCGGCCTCGCCGAGCAGCTCGGCTCGGTCTACATCCCGACCTACGCCATCGTCGTGACCTTCCTGATCATGGTGCTGGTGCTGGCGCTTCGGCCGCAGGGCCTGCTGGCGAGGCGCTGA